A window of the Leucothrix mucor DSM 2157 genome harbors these coding sequences:
- a CDS encoding GAF domain-containing protein, with protein sequence MAEELTLIESTDKHEIYQSLLPQIKSLVSGEPDQIANLANVAAVLKYGMDFLWVGFYLVKQDELVLGPFQGPIACTRIRKGKGVCGTSWEQAKTVIVPDVDAFPGHIACSSASRSEIVVPLFKDGEVIGILDIDSDELNTFDETDQLYLEQLVELL encoded by the coding sequence ATGGCAGAAGAATTAACGCTAATTGAGTCGACCGACAAGCACGAGATCTATCAGTCCTTGCTTCCACAAATCAAATCGCTGGTGAGTGGCGAGCCGGACCAAATTGCCAATCTGGCCAATGTGGCGGCGGTGCTGAAATACGGGATGGATTTTTTATGGGTTGGCTTCTATCTGGTCAAGCAGGATGAGTTAGTGCTGGGGCCATTTCAGGGGCCCATTGCCTGCACCCGTATTCGTAAAGGAAAGGGCGTATGTGGCACGTCATGGGAGCAAGCTAAAACGGTGATCGTGCCGGATGTGGATGCATTCCCCGGTCACATCGCGTGCAGTTCAGCGAGTCGCTCCGAGATTGTGGTGCCGCTATTTAAAGACGGCGAAGTGATCGGTATTTTAGATATTGATAGCGATGAGCTAAATACGTTTGACGAAACCGATCAGCTGTATCTGGAGCAACTCGTCGAGCTGCTGTAA
- the xdhA gene encoding xanthine dehydrogenase small subunit produces the protein MSQSSSGQTSLKFILDGQVRQLSAVSATQTVLTYLREQLHRTGTKEGCAEGDCGACTVVLGELHEGRVRLRAVNACIQFLPTLHGKALFTVESLKKAAASGALHPAQQAMVDEHGSQCGFCTPGFVMSLFALYKGETQPSKQQIHDHLSGNLCRCTGYKPIVRAAHTMYQMGAERTEQEWFTLPGIGDVISQQEQALIEQLQSITANESLTLESQSPVTGQLQTYIAPASIDELAAQRLAHPQATLLAGGTDVGLWVTKQHRLLDTVIYLGNVPELKTMTETDQALTIGAGVSLSDAFARMNTAYPELGELWRRFSSVQVRNAGTLGGNIANGSPIGDSMPVLITLGTRITLRKGAASREIDLQDFYLDYQKKDMAEGEFVSHIHIPKPAAGQLTRSYKLSKRFDQDISAVCAAFSVVLDEGKVQGIRIAYGGMAATPKRAARTELALLNQDWDETTVRRAMQALRLDFKPLSDMRATSDYRLQGAENLLYRFFLETRSDAPVAASSLNVFEFAEGFAS, from the coding sequence ATGAGTCAGTCCAGTTCGGGTCAGACAAGTTTAAAATTTATACTTGATGGTCAGGTTCGGCAGCTATCGGCTGTGTCAGCCACTCAAACCGTATTAACCTATTTGCGCGAGCAACTGCATCGTACCGGCACCAAAGAAGGCTGCGCGGAAGGCGATTGCGGCGCGTGTACCGTGGTGCTTGGCGAGCTGCATGAGGGCCGCGTGCGCTTACGTGCGGTGAATGCCTGCATCCAGTTTTTGCCGACCTTACATGGCAAGGCCTTGTTTACGGTTGAGTCCTTGAAGAAAGCCGCTGCCAGTGGTGCTTTACATCCCGCGCAACAGGCGATGGTTGATGAGCATGGCTCGCAATGTGGCTTTTGTACGCCGGGTTTTGTGATGTCGTTATTCGCCTTATACAAAGGTGAGACGCAGCCTAGCAAGCAGCAAATTCATGATCACCTAAGTGGTAATCTATGTCGCTGTACTGGCTACAAACCAATTGTTCGAGCCGCCCACACAATGTACCAAATGGGTGCAGAGCGCACTGAGCAGGAATGGTTTACGCTACCGGGGATTGGCGATGTGATTAGCCAGCAAGAGCAGGCGTTAATTGAGCAACTGCAAAGTATTACGGCGAATGAATCATTAACGCTGGAAAGTCAGTCGCCAGTGACGGGTCAGTTACAAACTTATATCGCACCGGCTTCAATCGATGAGTTAGCAGCGCAGCGTTTGGCGCATCCGCAGGCTACCTTATTAGCCGGTGGTACCGATGTGGGTTTATGGGTAACCAAGCAGCACCGCTTGCTAGATACCGTGATTTATCTCGGCAATGTGCCGGAGCTGAAAACCATGACCGAAACCGATCAGGCGCTTACTATTGGCGCAGGCGTGAGCTTAAGCGATGCCTTTGCACGCATGAATACTGCCTACCCTGAACTGGGTGAACTGTGGCGACGCTTTAGCTCGGTACAAGTGCGCAATGCCGGAACGCTTGGCGGTAATATCGCCAATGGCTCGCCCATCGGTGACTCAATGCCGGTATTAATCACGCTGGGTACGCGCATCACGTTACGTAAAGGTGCAGCCTCTCGCGAGATTGATTTGCAGGATTTCTATCTGGATTATCAAAAGAAGGATATGGCGGAAGGCGAGTTTGTTAGTCACATTCATATTCCAAAACCAGCAGCTGGCCAGCTGACCCGTTCGTATAAATTATCCAAGCGTTTTGATCAGGATATCTCTGCAGTGTGTGCGGCGTTTTCGGTGGTGCTGGATGAGGGCAAAGTACAGGGTATTCGCATTGCTTACGGCGGCATGGCGGCAACGCCTAAACGGGCAGCGCGGACTGAGTTGGCACTACTCAATCAGGATTGGGATGAGACCACCGTGCGCCGTGCGATGCAGGCTCTAAGGTTGGACTTCAAGCCACTAAGCGATATGCGGGCCACTTCAGATTATCGCCTGCAAGGGGCTGAAAACTTGTTGTATCGCTTCTTTTTGGAAACGCGTAGTGATGCACCAGTGGCTGCCAGCTCGCTGAATGTGTTTGAATTTGCGGAGGGTTTTGCATCATGA
- a CDS encoding helix-turn-helix domain-containing protein, giving the protein MRKEERASLFRERLLSRMQAVGMSRSELARQCQVDRSTIAQLLNKEDVRLPNAHLAAECASSLQVSTDWLLGLSERSETSAGLLSTACEITDAVRTPSDNQILAWHREAAGYKIRHVPATFPDILKTEAVLSFEYAQFLDKTPEQASSAMHETLQWLHAPGSDYEICISTHMIKSLIHGEGYWDGLSLEARQEQIQHLVRACRDLYPSLRVYLCDNKKVYSSPITVFGHFLAVVYIGRYYLVFRETRQIQALTQHFDHLVREADIDARSVSGAIAEMAKHAWGEFCLVDG; this is encoded by the coding sequence ATGAGAAAAGAAGAGCGCGCCAGTTTGTTTCGGGAACGTTTATTGTCACGCATGCAAGCCGTTGGCATGAGTCGCAGCGAGTTAGCGCGGCAATGTCAGGTCGATCGCTCGACCATCGCGCAGCTACTGAATAAAGAGGATGTACGTTTACCCAATGCGCATTTGGCTGCGGAATGTGCCTCCTCGCTACAGGTCAGTACCGATTGGCTGTTAGGCTTAAGTGAGCGCAGCGAGACCAGTGCCGGCTTGCTATCGACCGCCTGTGAAATTACCGATGCGGTGCGCACTCCGTCGGATAATCAGATTCTGGCTTGGCACCGTGAAGCGGCAGGTTACAAAATCCGCCATGTGCCAGCGACGTTTCCGGATATCTTAAAAACCGAAGCCGTGCTAAGTTTTGAATACGCACAGTTTTTGGATAAGACCCCGGAGCAAGCCAGCAGCGCCATGCATGAAACCCTGCAATGGCTGCATGCGCCAGGCTCCGATTATGAGATTTGCATCTCGACCCACATGATCAAATCGCTGATTCATGGCGAGGGGTATTGGGATGGCTTATCGCTGGAGGCGCGTCAGGAGCAAATTCAGCATTTAGTGCGCGCTTGTCGGGATTTATACCCGTCATTACGCGTGTATTTATGCGATAACAAAAAAGTGTACTCTTCACCGATTACGGTATTCGGGCATTTTTTAGCGGTGGTGTATATCGGTCGCTACTACCTTGTGTTTCGGGAAACGCGGCAAATTCAGGCTTTAACCCAGCATTTTGATCATTTAGTGCGTGAAGCCGATATTGATGCGCGCAGCGTGTCAGGGGCTATTGCCGAAATGGCAAAACACGCTTGGGGCGAATTTTGCCTCGTTGACGGGTGA
- a CDS encoding DUF2061 domain-containing protein: METTLRTVIKAVSWQVLGIAVMSAIAYLHTGSISTALSMAGTTSALGFVSYFIHEKLWQRVNWGKMASS; encoded by the coding sequence ATGGAAACGACACTAAGAACCGTTATCAAAGCAGTCAGCTGGCAAGTATTAGGTATCGCCGTAATGTCGGCAATCGCATATCTGCACACTGGCTCAATCAGCACCGCGCTATCAATGGCAGGCACCACCTCAGCGCTGGGCTTTGTGAGCTATTTTATTCATGAAAAACTGTGGCAGCGCGTTAATTGGGGCAAGATGGCTAGCTCGTGA
- a CDS encoding manganese efflux pump MntP family protein, translating to MIEVFILAVALSMDAFAVSIGLGSKHKKEVNSLALMSGIYFGLFQALMPMIGYLGGKGVLGWVESYAPWIAFILLLLIGGKMIYESFSEGIEEDIAIITHRVMLMLAIATSIDAMAAGFTLTILDVNPFVACTIIGVTTFVFSWIGVLVGNKSGTWLESKAELFGGIVLILMGLKVLLA from the coding sequence GTGATTGAAGTATTTATTCTCGCCGTGGCGTTGAGCATGGACGCGTTTGCGGTGTCCATTGGCCTTGGCTCTAAGCACAAAAAAGAAGTCAATTCGCTGGCTTTGATGTCAGGCATTTATTTTGGTCTGTTTCAGGCTTTAATGCCGATGATTGGCTATTTGGGTGGTAAGGGCGTTTTAGGCTGGGTGGAGTCTTATGCACCGTGGATTGCCTTTATCTTGCTATTACTGATCGGCGGTAAAATGATCTATGAGTCGTTTTCCGAAGGGATCGAAGAAGATATCGCCATTATCACGCATCGGGTGATGCTGATGTTGGCCATTGCGACCAGTATTGATGCCATGGCCGCCGGATTTACGCTGACGATCTTAGACGTAAACCCCTTTGTTGCCTGCACGATTATCGGCGTCACCACTTTTGTGTTTAGCTGGATTGGCGTATTGGTCGGCAATAAAAGCGGCACCTGGCTTGAGAGTAAAGCTGAGCTATTTGGCGGTATTGTGCTAATCCTAATGGGTCTGAAAGTATTGCTAGCCTGA